The following DNA comes from Magnolia sinica isolate HGM2019 chromosome 18, MsV1, whole genome shotgun sequence.
ggcccacatgacgGGAAGAAGCTAAGAGTGGATGCCtaccaattaaaaacttcctaaataTATGTGGTCCCACCAAGAAATTTTTTagacatctaagccatccattatgtgtatccctcTGGGATGAGGGGTTACACATAAATGAAGcatattccaaaactcaggtggaccaccacgAAATGATTTTTGATGGATTTTTCACTTTTcaagatggtgtggtccacctgacttcTGGATACAATTTATTTTTGGGACAGACTATCATTAAGAAGGGACTCACCAGATGTACGGTTAGATTTCTGATACAAATCATGATGGACCAACAGAGCTCAATCTAACTGTAAAAGCTACATCAAGTTTGGCCTTTAAAGGAACATTTTCCTGCttaatataaaacatttttaatgacATCTACCAACATCAGTTGGACCGCCAGTTGAAGCCAGTTAGGATGGATTTATAGATCTGAACAAAATCTGATCATACGGTCCAGATCGACTTTAATGATAGAAATGCATAGGGCCACTCACCAAGTCCGATGGCCTCCGATCCTTTCATTATACGCAGACGCTTGCATGAGTCCACGAACATCCTGCATGAAATCAAATTGCTATTAGTAACTCTGATCTGATTTGATGACTTGGGACCCAATCTAAGAATCCAACCATTCAAATTTTCACTATCAATGAACCCAATGTGGCCCACTAATCACAGCATCATGTAAGCTCACTAGGGTTATCTTTGGCCCACTATACGTCTTTTTCCGTTAATCGAACGGTCGATATTCATGGTTAGAGAATCTAATGTTGATGGGTGAAGTAATTACTCCCAAGGGACATCACCGACGAGCATCCAATCGCCGTCCTTGTCTTCGTAGGTGGGGACGTACTCAGAACCGTTCAAAAGGTCCATCAAATTGCTTTCATTCATGAAATCCCTACCGTTCATTCCTTGAGATCCGCAGTTACCTAGATTTCAAACAAAGGGATAATATATagttagatgataaaagagaaaCATATGGAGATTCTttggggcccgtttggatgcactGTTGGATTGAATTTAGATATTTCAAATCAATGAAGGTGGGGCCCCTTCATATAGACAACCATCCAACCAACGTTCCATTCAATTCAATTGATCATCCAAACACAATTTTAGGTTATAAAATGTGAAATCTTCGAAACGTCGCAATATGGAACATGTATACAAGATCTGAACCTTCTGTCTGGTTGAAAACAATGCCTTGATCATCTGCTTTGAAAATCAGGCTGTTCAGTTCGTCAGGTGAACGACGATCTACAAATTAAAATGATGATCAAAACAAATTTTCTGATCGTCCAAGATCTAAGTACCGTGATCCACTTTATGGAAAGATCTGATCAAGCACACGTGTTCCGCATTGGCACGTGTAATATACTTACCCATGGTGAAGGAACTGAACATCTTTTCTAAGGCATGGGAGAGATCTTCGTAGCTCTTGTACATCTTCAAGTCTACCTTACGGAGGTAAGGTGCGCCGTCCATGCTAACCTTCACGAAGGTGGCACTGTTGTTAACCTTCTCCCCTTCATCCTTTCCACTCTTTGTCGATTGGAAGGACAGGATGTTCTTCCTGAATGA
Coding sequences within:
- the LOC131233383 gene encoding auxin-responsive protein IAA14-like encodes the protein MGTCIKMAKMLGSEQDEYSLKLEETELRLGLPGGDNETVKNSGKRGFSETVDLKLNLQTADSKDLNSDHAVAKEKNLLSSTNIDPGKPPPPKAQVVGWPPVRSFRKNILSFQSTKSGKDEGEKVNNSATFVKVSMDGAPYLRKVDLKMYKSYEDLSHALEKMFSSFTMGNCGSQGMNGRDFMNESNLMDLLNGSEYVPTYEDKDGDWMLVGDVPWEMFVDSCKRLRIMKGSEAIGLAPRAVEKCKNRS